The DNA region GTCGCGGTGAAGGGGGACGGCAGGCCCGCGAAGACCCCCGCTCCTTCATGGGTCACCGGCGAGGTCTTGCCGTGCAGCAGCTCCGGGGCGCGGTCCACCACGCCGCCGTACGCCACCGCCATCGACTGCATCCCCAGGCAGACCCCGAAGACCGGGACGCCCGTCGCCGCGCAGTGGCGCACCATCTCGACGCACACGCCCGCCTGCTCCGGGGTGCCGGGACCGGGCGACAGCAGGACGCCGTCGAAGCCGTCCTGGGCGTGCGCCGTGGTCACCTCGTCGTTGCGCAGCACTTCGCATTCGGCGCCGAGCTGGTAGAGGTACTGGACGAGATTGAAGACAAAGCTGTCGTAGTTGTCCACGACAAGAATGCGGGCACTCACTGGCCGGTCTCCGTCCCGGTCGAGCCGTCGACCGTCACATCACCGAACGGAAGCAGCGGTTCCGCCCAGGGGAAGACGTACTGGAAAAGCGCATAGACGACGGCCAGTGCCAACACGAGCGAGATGAGCGCACGCACCCATGCGTTGCCCGGCAGATGCCGCCAGATCCAGCCGTACATGCTGTCCCCTCCATTCGGTACGGGAACCAGACTAAAGGGCCGGGGCAGGAGCGTGGGTCAGCTGTGGAAAGCTGCCGGCTTGCCTTCGGTCACAGGCTGGGTGGCGTCAAGGTGCGCCCAGGCGATCAGCCGGTGACTGCTGCCCCACTCGGGCTCGCAGGTGGTCAGCGTCAGATAGCGGCCCGGCCCGTCGAAGCCCGACTTCCGGGGGACGGGATCGATGACCCCGATGTCGCTCGGCACGGTCCGGTACGGCTTCTTGTCGATGCGGTACGTGAACCACGTCGTCCCGTCCGTCAGCACCACCGCGTCGCCCGGACGCAGCTTCGGGAAGTCCTTGAACGGATCCCCGTACGTACGGCGGTGTCCGGCCACCGCGAAATTGCCCCTCGCGCCGAGGCGGGCCGTCCCCGCGTAATGACCGAGGCCCTTCTGCAAGGTCCTGACCTCGGTGTTCTCCAGGACGGGCCACTCCCAGCCCTTGCCGAAGCGGGGTATGTACAGCATCGCGAACGGCTTGCCGTCCCGGTACGCGGCGGGGGCGGGCGGCTCCTTCGATGTCGGCGTCTTCGGTGCCCTCGGCGTCTTCGACGTCGGGGAGGTCTGCGGCGCGGGTGCGGACACCGGCCCCTGCGCCCACCGGCTGCGCAGGGTGTCGAGCTGCCCCTCGGTCGCGTCGGCCGCCTTCACCCCGGTCCAGAACAGCACGTACACCACAAAGAGCACGATCAGGGCCCCGACGGTGATGCAGAGTTCGCTGAACGTCCTGACGATCAGTCGCACCGACACCTGGTCGGCCTCCCCACAGCCGCTAGCTACTTCACGGGCTCCGCATAGTGGAGGTCCACTGTGCCCGAGTAGCCGGGAAGAGTCACCGCCTCGTGCTCGTCGACTTTCCAGCCGAGCCCGTACGCCTTCACGTACAGCAGGTAGTTGCTGATCGCCGGGGAGTCGTTCAGCGCCTGCTTGAGCTTGCCCGGGTCGCCGACCGCGGTGATCTTGTACGGCGGGGAGTAGACCCGGCCCTGGAGGATCAGGGTGTTGCCGACGCAGCGCACCGCGCTGGTGGAGATCAGCCGCTGGTCCATGACCTGGATGCCCCGGGCACCGCCCTGCCAGAGGGCATTGACGACCGCCTGCAGGTCCTGCTGGTGGATGACCAGGTCATTGGGTTGCGGGTCGGGGTAGCCGGGGTTGGCGGTGGCGTTGGGCGGGGCGTCATTGAGCGTGACGGACACCGAGCGGCCGGTGAGCTTCGTGGTGCCCCCGGCCCGCTCCAGCTCCTTGAGCCGGGCGTCCTCCGCCTCGGTGCTGCCGTCGTCCTGCCGGACGAGGGCGTCGATGTCCTCGCGCACGGCCGCGGTGGTCTCGTCCAGCTGGGCGTTCTTGTTGCTGCGCTGCTGAATGAGATCGGAGAGCTTCAGCAGCGAGGAATCGGTGCGGATGTTGGTGCCCTTGGCCGTGTTGGCGCTGGTGACGAAGATCAGTCCGGCGAGGGCGAAGACGGCAGCGGTGAGCACGCGGGCCGGGTGCCGGAAGGTGCGCCGGACCGGGCCTTGGGGGGAGTCGGCAGAATTGCTCAACGTACCCTTATCTCCTTCGGCGCCAGGGAAGCACTACGCTAACTGACGCCCGGGGGAGGCAGTATTCCCCCTCGAGCCCGCCCCGGCGCCAGCCACAGTTCCCTGCGCGGTCACGCAGCGCATCGACAGGAGAGTCCCTCGTGCCGAAGTCACGTATCCGCAAGAAGGCCGGCTTCACGCCCCCTCCGGCGAAGCAGGCAACCAACCTAAAGCTGACCAGCCGCAGCTGGGTGGCGCCGGTGATGCTGGCGCTCTTCCTGATCGGTCTGGCCTGGATCGTCGTTTTCTATGTGACCGACGGCGACCTGCCGATCAAGGATCTGGGGAACTGGAACATCGTCGTCGGCTTCGGCTTCATCGCCGGCGGCTTCGGTGTCTCCACGCAGTGGAAGTAGTACCGCAGCGCTCCTAGGTGCACAGCGGGGCTCCGTCCCGCAACCCTTGCCCCGAGTTACCCACAGCGTTATCCACAGGCGGGGGAAAAGGTCAGACGATCTGTGGATAACTCACCGACGGTTGACGCCGATGTGACTGCAGTCTCCCCCATCGGGGGACGGCACGCCCCTTGTCCCGGCTGGAAAAACCCAGCTCAGCGACAAGGGGCACAGTTGTACCCACAGAATGCACAAGATCCGGTACCTGCTGTGGACAACTTCGATTGTGGACAGCCGCCCCAAAGGCCCGGGACCCGAGGACCCGAGGGCCCGAGGACCCGAGGACCCGGGGGCGATGTCCGCTCAGGTCAGTGCGGCCGTTCTGGCGACGACGACGAGGACCACGGCCGCCAGGACCAGAGCGCAGGTGCCGTACTGCACCAGTGAGCGCCGCTCGCGCGGTGCGTGCACCATGCCGATCGCGATCAGCGTGCCCGCGACCAGACCGCCGACATGTGCCTGCCAGGCGATTCCGCCCCAGGGGTTGAAGGTGATGACCAGGTTCACCGCGAGGAGCGCGAAGACCGGGCGCATGTCGTAGTTGAGCCGGCGCATGAGCACGGCGGTGGCGCCCAGCAGTCCGAAGATCGCCCCGGAGGCTCCGAGCGAGCCCTGCACGGGCGCGGAGAGCCAGTAGGTGAGGGCACTGCCGGCCAGGCCGGAGATCATGTAGAGCGTGAGGTACCGGGCACGGCCGAGCGCCGCTTCCAGCGGCCCTCCCAGCCACCACAGCCCCAGCATGTTGAACGCGATGTGCCACACCTCCTGGTGCAGGAACATCGACGTCACCAGTCGGTACCACTGGCCCTCCGCGACACCTTCGAGCGGACCGCCGTAGTGGGTCGTGGCGCGGCCGAGCAGCATCAGCTCGTCGACCAACGCGGTGCCCCTCGCCAGCACAGCGAGGAACACGGCGACATTGATGCCGAGAAGGATCTTGGTGACGAGGCGGGGATCGGCCGTGAGGGCGCCACCCGCGACGGTGCGCGGCTGGTTGGCGGCCGGCCCGTGTCCCGTACCCGATCCCTGGCGGACGCAGTCCGGGCACTGGAAGCCGACCGAGGCGTCGATCATGCACTCGGGGCAGATCGGGCGCTCGCAGCGGGTGCAGCAGATGTTCGCCTCGCGACCGGGGTGGCGGTAGCAGCTGAGCGAGCCGTCCGCGGCGGCGGACTGGTCCCTGCCTCCCGGCGGCTGCTGGTCCATCGGTCCCATCGCTTCCCGGTCCCTTCGGTCCTCGTCATGGCGGGCACGGCACGCACGACGCCGCCCTGCTCGTCCGCTATGTATCAGTACGGACGGGCAGGGCGGTTGGTTCCCGAAAGGGAAATCAGTGTGTGATCAATCGATGACCACAAGTGATCATCGGGTCTCGATGACGACCGACTCGATCACGACGTCCTGCACCGGGCGGTCGGTGCGGGCGTTGGTCCGGGTGGC from Streptomyces sp. NBC_01591 includes:
- a CDS encoding class E sortase; translation: MSVRLIVRTFSELCITVGALIVLFVVYVLFWTGVKAADATEGQLDTLRSRWAQGPVSAPAPQTSPTSKTPRAPKTPTSKEPPAPAAYRDGKPFAMLYIPRFGKGWEWPVLENTEVRTLQKGLGHYAGTARLGARGNFAVAGHRRTYGDPFKDFPKLRPGDAVVLTDGTTWFTYRIDKKPYRTVPSDIGVIDPVPRKSGFDGPGRYLTLTTCEPEWGSSHRLIAWAHLDATQPVTEGKPAAFHS
- the crgA gene encoding cell division protein CrgA, which gives rise to MPKSRIRKKAGFTPPPAKQATNLKLTSRSWVAPVMLALFLIGLAWIVVFYVTDGDLPIKDLGNWNIVVGFGFIAGGFGVSTQWK
- a CDS encoding DUF881 domain-containing protein, yielding MSNSADSPQGPVRRTFRHPARVLTAAVFALAGLIFVTSANTAKGTNIRTDSSLLKLSDLIQQRSNKNAQLDETTAAVREDIDALVRQDDGSTEAEDARLKELERAGGTTKLTGRSVSVTLNDAPPNATANPGYPDPQPNDLVIHQQDLQAVVNALWQGGARGIQVMDQRLISTSAVRCVGNTLILQGRVYSPPYKITAVGDPGKLKQALNDSPAISNYLLYVKAYGLGWKVDEHEAVTLPGYSGTVDLHYAEPVK
- a CDS encoding aminodeoxychorismate/anthranilate synthase component II — its product is MSARILVVDNYDSFVFNLVQYLYQLGAECEVLRNDEVTTAHAQDGFDGVLLSPGPGTPEQAGVCVEMVRHCAATGVPVFGVCLGMQSMAVAYGGVVDRAPELLHGKTSPVTHEGAGVFAGLPSPFTATRYHSLAAEPDTVPAELEVTARTADGIIMGLRHRELPVEGVQFHPESVLTEHGHLMLANWLAQCGDTGAVARSAGLAPVVGKAVA
- a CDS encoding rhomboid family intramembrane serine protease, which codes for MDQQPPGGRDQSAAADGSLSCYRHPGREANICCTRCERPICPECMIDASVGFQCPDCVRQGSGTGHGPAANQPRTVAGGALTADPRLVTKILLGINVAVFLAVLARGTALVDELMLLGRATTHYGGPLEGVAEGQWYRLVTSMFLHQEVWHIAFNMLGLWWLGGPLEAALGRARYLTLYMISGLAGSALTYWLSAPVQGSLGASGAIFGLLGATAVLMRRLNYDMRPVFALLAVNLVITFNPWGGIAWQAHVGGLVAGTLIAIGMVHAPRERRSLVQYGTCALVLAAVVLVVVARTAALT